Proteins found in one Maridesulfovibrio sp. genomic segment:
- a CDS encoding cereblon family protein: MQRLLSHESSLFLCTPFESKLCWAMQISSSTTPYSLLKSSPSNPIYDHEVKDQDSLHDFKKKITCRSCGAEITDSSSAVKINNKHEHSFFNPHGYVFQIRCFSSAQGCISSGRSSSEFTWFPGHTWQIAGCSTCMTHLGWKFQSELTSFYGLIRDKISD, encoded by the coding sequence ATGCAAAGGCTGCTTTCACATGAAAGCAGCCTTTTTCTTTGCACTCCATTTGAGAGCAAGTTATGCTGGGCTATGCAAATAAGCTCCAGCACTACGCCCTACTCACTCCTAAAATCATCCCCTTCAAATCCGATATACGATCACGAGGTCAAAGATCAGGATTCACTTCATGATTTCAAGAAAAAAATAACCTGCCGATCCTGCGGGGCAGAGATAACGGACAGCTCATCTGCGGTAAAAATCAACAACAAGCACGAGCATTCTTTTTTTAATCCGCACGGATATGTATTTCAGATAAGATGCTTTTCAAGCGCACAGGGCTGCATCAGCAGCGGACGGTCCTCCAGCGAGTTTACATGGTTCCCTGGGCACACATGGCAGATTGCCGGATGCAGCACCTGCATGACGCACCTCGGCTGGAAATTTCAATCTGAACTCACTTCTTTTTACGGACTTATCCGTGACAAAATCAGTGATTAA
- the lysS gene encoding lysine--tRNA ligase: MLEALQAQNELNQVLKNRVEKACGLLDEGVPLYPNDFSKDTEVSEIWDNYDNLGGEELEALGKKFKLAGRVITHRSFGKVAFFHLQDPTGRIQVYVARDDLGADLYKIFKKFDIGDIVGVEGELFRTKTDELTLKADKVDLITKSMRPLPEKYHGLKDVETRYRQRYVDLIVTPRAREIFQKRTLIVRALRNYLDSKGFMEVETPMMHPIAGGAAARPFITHHNALDMQLYMRIAPELYLKRLLVGGFEKVYEINRNFRNEGISVRHNPEFTMLEFYWAYANFENLMDLTEEMISSVCQAVNGKTVIEYQDETIDLTPGAWHRMAFHESLEKVGGVSPEIYNDYDKCKELVKKIGEKAVEGEKLGKLQAKLFDHLVEPNLIQPHFIYHYPTDISPLSRRNEDNPDITDRFELFIYGRELANAFSELNDPVDQRCRFMEQVAEKDAGDDEAHNMDEDYVRALEYGMPPAAGQGIGIDRLVMLLTDSASIREVILFPLLRTEGASGTGGS, from the coding sequence ATGCTTGAGGCTCTGCAAGCTCAGAACGAACTCAATCAGGTTCTGAAGAATCGTGTGGAAAAAGCCTGCGGCCTTCTCGACGAGGGTGTACCGCTTTACCCTAACGACTTCAGTAAAGATACAGAAGTCTCGGAAATCTGGGACAATTACGACAACCTCGGAGGCGAAGAGCTGGAAGCTCTGGGCAAGAAGTTTAAGCTTGCCGGCAGGGTTATTACCCACAGGTCCTTCGGTAAGGTTGCATTCTTTCATCTTCAGGATCCGACCGGCAGGATTCAGGTGTATGTAGCAAGGGATGACCTTGGCGCAGACCTGTACAAAATTTTCAAGAAATTCGATATCGGCGATATTGTCGGGGTTGAAGGTGAGCTTTTCAGAACTAAAACTGATGAACTGACTCTCAAGGCCGACAAAGTAGACCTGATTACTAAATCCATGCGTCCTCTCCCCGAGAAGTATCATGGACTTAAGGATGTTGAGACCAGATATCGCCAGCGTTACGTTGACCTCATCGTCACACCGCGGGCACGTGAGATATTTCAAAAACGGACCTTGATCGTAAGAGCCCTCCGTAATTATCTGGACTCCAAGGGATTCATGGAAGTGGAAACACCCATGATGCATCCTATCGCAGGCGGCGCCGCGGCTCGTCCTTTCATCACCCACCACAACGCCCTTGATATGCAGCTCTACATGCGCATTGCGCCGGAGCTTTATCTCAAACGTCTGCTGGTCGGCGGTTTCGAGAAAGTTTATGAGATCAACCGCAACTTCCGTAACGAGGGTATTTCGGTCCGGCATAACCCGGAATTCACTATGCTTGAATTCTACTGGGCCTATGCCAATTTTGAAAACCTTATGGACCTGACCGAGGAGATGATTTCTTCCGTCTGTCAGGCTGTTAACGGAAAAACCGTCATTGAGTATCAGGACGAAACAATCGATCTTACACCCGGAGCGTGGCACCGTATGGCTTTCCACGAATCTCTGGAAAAGGTCGGCGGAGTTTCTCCTGAAATATACAATGATTATGATAAATGTAAGGAACTGGTTAAGAAGATCGGTGAAAAGGCTGTCGAGGGTGAAAAACTCGGTAAGCTGCAGGCCAAGCTTTTTGATCATTTGGTTGAACCTAATCTGATCCAGCCTCACTTCATTTATCACTACCCGACTGATATTTCTCCTCTTTCTAGAAGAAATGAAGATAATCCGGATATTACGGACCGCTTTGAGCTGTTTATTTACGGTCGTGAACTGGCAAACGCCTTTTCGGAATTGAATGACCCCGTGGACCAGCGTTGCAGGTTTATGGAGCAGGTCGCTGAAAAGGACGCCGGTGACGACGAGGCCCATAACATGGACGAGGACTATGTCCGCGCCCTTGAATACGGTATGCCTCCGGCAGCAGGTCAGGGGATTGGTATCGACCGGTTGGTTATGCTGTTGACCGACAGTGCCTCCATCCGGGAAGTTATTCTTTTCCCTCTCCTTAGAACCGAAGGCGCTTCCGGCACTGGTGGCTCATGA
- a CDS encoding lipoprotein-releasing ABC transporter permease subunit, producing MKFELFVALRYLFTLRKNNFISVISLFAVCGVALGVAALIVVIGVMNGFSTDLRDKILGVNAHIIVTAYDGTLENYHHMTDKIEQIPGVTGVTPFIYSEVMLSSEGGVKGVVLRGVDSDTAKGVLSLPGDMVSGSVDSLSAKGKISEIVIGNQLAKRLGLVIGDTVNLLSPSGTRTAAGFTPKVRVFKVGGIFRTGMYEYDSSLAYISNTAAQRLLGFKRDFVSGLEIRLADVYAVDKIDKLLDKELAGYPVQIRNWQEMNANLFAALKLEKTAMFIILAMIVMVGSFSIITTLVMLVMQKTKDIAVLMSMGATSGSIRRIFMLQGTLIGLIGTSLGYLIGVPVALLLKKYQFIKLPSNVYPVDYLPIRMDWMDLTIIGVAAFLLCFLATLYPARQAAALEPAQALRYE from the coding sequence ATGAAGTTTGAACTCTTCGTCGCACTGAGGTATCTGTTTACCCTGAGAAAAAATAATTTTATCTCGGTAATCTCTCTCTTTGCCGTATGTGGAGTAGCTTTAGGCGTTGCAGCCCTGATTGTGGTGATCGGGGTTATGAACGGTTTTTCTACCGATCTTCGTGATAAGATTCTCGGAGTAAACGCCCATATCATAGTGACCGCTTATGACGGCACTCTTGAGAATTATCACCATATGACAGACAAAATTGAACAGATTCCGGGCGTTACAGGTGTAACGCCCTTTATCTATTCCGAGGTAATGCTTTCAAGTGAAGGCGGCGTTAAAGGAGTAGTGCTCAGAGGCGTGGATTCTGATACCGCCAAGGGTGTGCTCAGCTTGCCGGGAGACATGGTTTCCGGAAGTGTGGATAGTCTGTCAGCCAAAGGTAAAATTTCTGAAATCGTAATAGGCAACCAGCTTGCAAAACGTCTGGGACTGGTCATAGGTGATACTGTCAATCTGCTTTCACCTTCAGGAACCCGCACCGCGGCAGGTTTTACGCCGAAAGTTAGGGTCTTTAAGGTCGGTGGAATTTTCCGTACAGGTATGTATGAATATGATTCTTCTTTGGCCTATATAAGCAATACAGCCGCGCAGAGACTGCTCGGGTTTAAGCGGGATTTTGTCTCCGGTCTTGAAATTAGGCTTGCTGACGTATATGCAGTTGATAAGATAGACAAACTGCTGGATAAAGAGCTTGCCGGGTATCCGGTGCAAATCAGGAATTGGCAGGAAATGAATGCCAACCTTTTTGCGGCGCTTAAGCTTGAAAAAACCGCTATGTTTATCATCCTGGCTATGATTGTTATGGTCGGTTCGTTCAGTATTATTACTACATTGGTGATGCTGGTTATGCAAAAAACCAAAGATATCGCGGTGCTGATGTCGATGGGGGCAACGTCAGGTAGTATTAGAAGAATTTTTATGTTGCAGGGCACTTTGATCGGACTTATCGGGACCAGTCTCGGGTATCTGATCGGCGTTCCCGTGGCGTTGTTGCTGAAGAAATATCAGTTTATTAAATTGCCCAGCAACGTCTACCCGGTGGACTATTTGCCCATTCGGATGGATTGGATGGATTTGACAATAATCGGTGTGGCGGCTTTCCTGCTCTGTTTTCTTGCGACTTTGTATCCGGCAAGGCAGGCGGCCGCACTGGAACCGGCACAGGCTTTAAGGTATGAGTAA
- a CDS encoding ABC transporter ATP-binding protein, whose protein sequence is MSNLLYELNDIVKEYEGPTETVRILDHVNLKVDTGESLAILGASGSGKTTLLHILGTLDAVSGGDIRFAGMNINDMTPEKRAEVRNREIGFVFQFHHLLPEFTTLENVALPAMMAGKSQGKASDMAREALELVGLQNRIDHRVTTLSGGERQRAAIARAILLKPKVLLADEPTGNLDEKTGKMVGEMLASLNEELGMTLIVVTHNMDLAGVMRRRLELRSGELYAQN, encoded by the coding sequence ATGAGTAATTTGCTTTACGAACTTAATGATATCGTAAAAGAATACGAAGGACCGACAGAGACTGTGCGGATTCTGGATCACGTCAACCTGAAAGTTGATACAGGAGAGTCCCTTGCCATTCTTGGGGCGTCCGGGTCCGGTAAAACAACATTACTGCATATTCTCGGTACTCTCGATGCCGTTTCAGGCGGAGATATCCGGTTTGCGGGAATGAATATTAATGATATGACACCTGAAAAGCGAGCCGAAGTCAGAAACAGGGAAATCGGTTTTGTTTTTCAGTTTCACCACCTTCTTCCGGAGTTTACTACTCTGGAGAATGTTGCGCTTCCTGCGATGATGGCAGGCAAAAGTCAGGGGAAAGCCTCTGATATGGCCCGTGAAGCCCTTGAGCTGGTTGGGTTGCAGAACAGGATAGATCACAGGGTGACAACCCTGTCCGGCGGAGAAAGGCAGAGGGCCGCTATTGCGCGAGCCATTCTGCTTAAGCCAAAAGTCCTTCTTGCAGACGAGCCTACCGGTAATTTGGATGAGAAGACAGGGAAAATGGTCGGAGAAATGCTGGCTTCCCTTAATGAAGAGCTTGGAATGACGCTCATAGTTGTTACACACAACATGGACCTTGCCGGTGTTATGCGACGCCGACTTGAGTTGCGTTCCGGAGAACTGTATGCCCAGAACTAG
- the bamA gene encoding outer membrane protein assembly factor BamA: MPRTRILLLLIAATLAVLIHFGAGKAQAEDASSVIIAVLPFEVNADADTQYLKDSLPTLLSDRLREAGFRVVDQKKVSQLVDEQGFEYLNIQAAKDMALLAGAGYSIYGSFSQIGEDLSLDVRLVEAFGMKPAVPLFVSKKGLINLLPAVDELVSKVKLELLSQDKIAEVEVRGCRVLDKDVILMRTNIKTGDIYTPSKINADLKNIYALGYFDDVKVKVSDMPGGKKIIFDVKERPRIQAISIKGEDAIDADDILAAVNTKKGAVLNPKVLSDDLNTLREMYRKEGYYNAKIDYNVDGDGAQARLNINVDEGKKLYIESIKIEGAKQLDPDDVKSQLALTERGWLSWFTKTGVLKEELLERDAAAILAYYGNRGFIDAKVGEPEIDIKEDGIYVTFKVSEGDRYKVGKVSFQGDLIVKKSRLRELITADDMAEGGEYLDRSVLREDMKAISDFYSNYGYAYAEANIKFDQNKEDKTVDITFIISKRQKVHIRRVIIEGNSKTRNNVIMREMRLTDGDQFSGSKLQRSIVRLNKLDFFSEVDIEPVPTGDPGEMDLKVKVKDKNTGMVSGGIGYSTSDSVFVSAKITERNLFGRGWEFGLNGGWSSKTISYGLEFYNPRINDTRWGGGFNTYWRTDDFTDYDKQTIGGVVSAGYPLGEYTHFYTNYRLDNYYISEVSDTAAKSIKDIKGFNWSSVVTAGVKRDTTNKAFNPSSGTVNNFVVEMGGGILMGDDSYVKYTYDSNYFTPVFWDLVFHWKGSAGFIHDNFGDGDMPVFERFYLGGINNVRGYDSREISPRDPDSNDRIGGNKMLYMNFELLFPISEELGLVGVGFFDIGNAWDDGQNFFYDTKQEDGKELFLGMYKSIGAGIRWFSPMGPIRVEYGYGLDKLEDSARHKIEFSMGQFF, from the coding sequence ATGCCCAGAACTAGAATTCTGCTTTTACTGATTGCGGCAACTCTTGCTGTCCTGATTCATTTCGGAGCAGGCAAGGCACAGGCAGAGGATGCCTCCAGTGTTATTATTGCCGTACTTCCCTTTGAAGTTAATGCTGATGCTGATACCCAATATCTTAAGGACAGTTTACCCACTCTTCTTTCCGACAGATTGCGCGAGGCTGGATTCCGAGTAGTCGATCAGAAAAAAGTTTCACAACTGGTTGATGAGCAGGGATTTGAATACCTGAATATTCAGGCAGCAAAAGATATGGCTCTTCTTGCAGGAGCCGGATATTCCATATACGGAAGTTTCAGCCAGATCGGAGAAGATCTTAGTCTGGATGTTCGTCTTGTGGAAGCGTTCGGCATGAAACCTGCGGTTCCGCTTTTTGTTTCCAAGAAGGGTTTAATCAACCTGTTGCCTGCTGTGGATGAGCTGGTTTCGAAAGTGAAACTTGAGTTGCTCAGTCAGGACAAAATTGCGGAAGTTGAAGTCCGTGGATGCAGGGTGCTTGATAAGGATGTTATCCTTATGCGCACAAATATCAAAACTGGTGATATTTATACTCCCTCCAAAATTAATGCAGATCTGAAAAATATTTACGCTCTCGGTTACTTTGACGATGTAAAAGTTAAGGTTTCCGACATGCCCGGCGGCAAAAAAATTATCTTTGATGTAAAGGAAAGGCCGCGCATTCAGGCTATTTCTATTAAAGGTGAAGATGCCATTGACGCAGATGATATTCTGGCGGCGGTTAATACCAAAAAAGGCGCAGTCCTTAACCCGAAAGTTCTTTCCGACGATTTGAACACCCTGCGCGAAATGTATCGCAAGGAAGGGTATTACAACGCCAAAATTGATTACAATGTAGATGGTGACGGTGCTCAGGCCCGTTTGAATATCAATGTTGATGAAGGCAAGAAACTTTATATTGAAAGCATTAAAATTGAAGGGGCCAAGCAGCTTGATCCTGATGATGTCAAAAGTCAGCTGGCTTTGACGGAACGGGGCTGGCTATCATGGTTTACCAAGACCGGCGTACTCAAGGAAGAGCTGCTTGAACGAGATGCAGCCGCAATTCTTGCTTACTACGGTAACCGCGGCTTTATTGATGCAAAAGTAGGCGAGCCTGAAATTGACATCAAGGAAGACGGCATCTACGTCACTTTCAAGGTCTCTGAGGGTGACCGCTACAAGGTCGGTAAAGTTAGTTTTCAAGGTGATCTGATAGTCAAGAAATCGAGATTGCGTGAACTCATCACTGCCGACGACATGGCTGAGGGAGGCGAGTATCTTGATCGCTCTGTCCTGCGTGAAGACATGAAGGCCATTTCCGATTTTTATTCCAACTACGGCTATGCTTATGCCGAGGCAAACATTAAGTTTGACCAGAATAAGGAAGACAAAACCGTTGATATCACTTTTATTATTTCAAAACGTCAAAAAGTGCATATCCGCCGGGTTATCATAGAAGGTAACTCCAAGACTCGGAATAACGTCATTATGCGTGAAATGCGCCTGACTGACGGTGATCAGTTTAGTGGTTCCAAACTGCAGCGTTCCATTGTCCGCCTGAATAAGCTCGATTTCTTCAGTGAAGTTGATATTGAACCTGTTCCTACCGGCGATCCCGGTGAAATGGACTTGAAGGTTAAGGTTAAAGATAAAAACACCGGTATGGTCAGCGGTGGTATCGGTTACTCCACATCTGACAGTGTTTTTGTCTCAGCCAAGATTACTGAACGCAACCTCTTCGGACGTGGGTGGGAATTCGGTCTTAACGGCGGTTGGAGTTCCAAGACCATCAGTTACGGTCTGGAGTTCTACAATCCCCGTATCAATGACACCCGCTGGGGTGGTGGTTTCAACACCTACTGGCGTACGGACGATTTCACCGATTACGACAAGCAGACAATCGGTGGTGTAGTTTCCGCAGGATATCCGCTTGGCGAGTATACTCACTTCTACACAAACTACCGTCTGGATAACTATTACATATCGGAAGTCTCGGATACTGCCGCTAAATCCATCAAGGATATCAAAGGGTTTAACTGGTCCAGTGTTGTCACTGCCGGTGTGAAGCGTGATACTACCAACAAAGCCTTTAACCCTTCATCCGGTACTGTTAATAACTTTGTAGTGGAAATGGGTGGCGGTATCCTTATGGGTGACGACTCCTATGTAAAATATACTTACGACTCCAACTACTTTACCCCTGTGTTCTGGGATTTGGTTTTCCACTGGAAGGGTAGTGCCGGATTCATTCATGATAACTTCGGAGACGGCGACATGCCTGTCTTTGAAAGATTTTATCTTGGCGGCATCAACAATGTTCGCGGTTATGACAGTCGTGAAATTTCACCCCGCGATCCTGATTCAAATGACAGGATCGGTGGTAACAAGATGCTCTACATGAACTTTGAACTTCTGTTCCCCATCAGCGAAGAGCTTGGCCTTGTGGGTGTTGGGTTCTTTGATATCGGTAATGCTTGGGATGACGGACAGAACTTCTTCTACGACACTAAGCAGGAAGACGGTAAAGAGCTCTTCCTCGGCATGTATAAGAGTATCGGTGCAGGAATTCGCTGGTTCTCACCGATGGGTCCGATCCGGGTAGAATACGGTTACGGTCTTGATAAGCTGGAAGATAGCGCCAGACATAAAATTGAGTTCTCAATGGGACAGTTCTTCTAG
- a CDS encoding OmpH family outer membrane protein, with protein MRRILLAVLVLVFAFQAPAFAASQKIAVASMGKLIKDSEVGQAAQKAMEKKFESAKKKLESKQKELETLKQSLQKQSLVLSLEAKQDKELEFKRKVRDYQDLAQATQRKMQLEEKKAGTPVLKLIQKVVDEYGKKNGYTAIYDKKTSGLLYVDESIDVTNPLLLEMNRAYRAGKK; from the coding sequence ATGCGTAGAATTCTTTTAGCAGTACTGGTACTTGTTTTTGCTTTTCAGGCTCCCGCTTTTGCCGCCTCTCAGAAAATTGCAGTTGCTTCTATGGGCAAGCTGATTAAGGACTCTGAGGTAGGCCAGGCTGCGCAGAAAGCTATGGAAAAGAAATTTGAAAGTGCCAAGAAAAAACTTGAAAGCAAGCAGAAGGAACTGGAAACACTGAAACAGTCCCTGCAGAAACAGAGCCTTGTGCTTTCCCTTGAAGCAAAACAGGATAAAGAACTCGAGTTCAAGCGCAAAGTCCGTGATTATCAGGATCTTGCTCAGGCCACCCAACGCAAGATGCAGCTTGAAGAGAAAAAAGCAGGAACCCCCGTACTTAAACTTATCCAGAAGGTCGTTGACGAGTATGGTAAGAAAAACGGATACACTGCTATCTATGATAAGAAAACTTCCGGCCTTCTTTATGTCGACGAATCTATCGACGTCACCAACCCGCTGCTGCTTGAAATGAACCGTGCGTACAGAGCCGGCAAGAAGTAG
- the lpxD gene encoding UDP-3-O-(3-hydroxymyristoyl)glucosamine N-acyltransferase translates to MLLSELAGLIGLKMAGNDKEISGVNTLELAGPSELSFLANAKYESALKVTKAAAVVLEEKYADQVESALISENPYMDLAKAMHVFSRPQGCLEGIHELAFIHPEAEVDDTATVYPFVFIGKGAKIGPNCKVFAGSYIGENVVLGPGCVIYPNCSIMAGTVVGAGVIIQPGAVIGADGFGYAQVSGKHMKIPQIGSVELQDQVEIGANACVDRAALDVTRIGSGSKLDNLVQIAHNVTTGDDCLIISQSGVAGSTKLGKGVVLAAQAGLVDNIKVGDGAIIGAQAGVTNDVAAGFIGAGSPLLEKGNFLRSSIYHRKLPDMAKKMSALEKRIKALEAELSKED, encoded by the coding sequence ATGCTTCTTTCTGAACTAGCAGGTCTTATCGGCCTGAAGATGGCGGGTAATGATAAGGAAATTTCAGGAGTGAACACTCTTGAACTGGCGGGTCCTTCTGAACTTTCCTTTCTCGCTAATGCCAAGTATGAATCAGCACTAAAAGTTACCAAGGCTGCTGCCGTGGTGCTTGAAGAAAAATATGCAGATCAGGTGGAGTCCGCTCTTATCAGTGAGAATCCGTATATGGATCTGGCCAAGGCCATGCATGTCTTTTCTCGTCCTCAAGGATGTCTGGAAGGAATTCACGAGCTGGCGTTCATACATCCTGAAGCGGAAGTTGACGATACTGCCACCGTCTACCCCTTTGTCTTCATTGGCAAGGGCGCCAAGATTGGACCGAACTGTAAAGTCTTTGCCGGATCGTACATCGGTGAAAATGTCGTACTCGGCCCCGGGTGCGTTATTTATCCGAACTGTTCAATTATGGCCGGAACCGTAGTCGGAGCAGGTGTTATTATCCAGCCTGGGGCTGTGATCGGCGCTGACGGGTTCGGTTATGCTCAGGTTTCAGGCAAGCATATGAAGATTCCCCAGATTGGTTCTGTCGAACTTCAGGATCAGGTTGAAATTGGCGCTAACGCCTGTGTTGACCGGGCTGCCCTTGATGTAACCAGAATCGGTTCCGGGTCTAAACTCGACAACCTTGTCCAGATTGCCCATAATGTCACCACCGGGGATGATTGCCTGATAATTTCGCAATCCGGTGTTGCCGGAAGTACCAAACTCGGTAAGGGAGTGGTTCTTGCCGCTCAGGCCGGTTTGGTCGATAATATAAAAGTCGGTGATGGTGCTATTATCGGCGCTCAGGCCGGGGTGACCAATGACGTTGCTGCCGGATTTATCGGGGCAGGTTCCCCTCTTTTGGAAAAGGGTAATTTTTTACGCTCTTCAATATACCATAGAAAGTTGCCGGATATGGCAAAGAAGATGTCTGCGCTTGAAAAGCGGATAAAGGCATTGGAAGCTGAATTAAGCAAGGAAGACTAA
- the fabZ gene encoding 3-hydroxyacyl-ACP dehydratase FabZ, translated as MSNSTPDIIDIKQIMGMLPHRYPFLLVDRVEEIKPGESIRAYKNVTMNEPFFQGHFPGLPVMPGVLIVEALAQAGGIIVLSTDEIDTSDKVFLFTGINKVKFRRPVVPGDKLVLEIGEVKRKMNIWKMKCVATVDGEVAAQGEVSAAIVDRESL; from the coding sequence GTGAGTAATTCAACTCCTGATATTATAGATATTAAACAGATTATGGGGATGCTTCCCCATCGTTATCCATTTCTTCTGGTTGACCGGGTTGAAGAAATCAAACCCGGCGAGTCCATTCGTGCATACAAGAATGTGACTATGAACGAGCCTTTTTTTCAGGGTCATTTTCCCGGACTTCCGGTTATGCCCGGAGTTCTCATCGTGGAAGCTCTTGCTCAGGCCGGAGGAATTATTGTCCTCAGCACTGATGAAATTGATACAAGCGATAAGGTTTTCCTTTTCACCGGTATTAATAAAGTCAAATTCCGCAGACCGGTTGTTCCCGGTGATAAACTGGTCCTTGAAATAGGCGAGGTTAAGCGCAAAATGAACATCTGGAAAATGAAATGTGTTGCAACTGTAGATGGTGAAGTCGCCGCACAGGGTGAAGTCTCCGCTGCAATTGTCGACCGGGAGTCTTTGTAA
- the lpxA gene encoding acyl-ACP--UDP-N-acetylglucosamine O-acyltransferase gives MSTDIHPSAIVDSSAQLGENVKIGPFSIVEANTIIGDNCTLDAHVHIKSFVSMGSGNTISSGVILGDLPQHLGFKGEETWVKLGDNNILREYATIHRATGVDIGHESTVVGSDCMLMAYSHVAHDCTLGDHVIMASSANIAGHVDVGNYVTIGGMSGVHQFVRIGDYAFIGAMSGFGQDVPPYMIATGVRGALQGPNSIGLRRNGFNAKTCNSIKKAYKLIFRSAVPRKEALEQAEQDFAEIPEVLNLIEFIRSSKRGVTSAGHGSK, from the coding sequence ATGTCTACCGACATTCATCCATCAGCCATTGTTGATTCCAGCGCACAGCTGGGAGAAAATGTTAAGATCGGACCCTTTAGCATTGTTGAAGCGAACACGATTATCGGTGATAACTGCACTCTTGATGCGCATGTACATATTAAGTCATTCGTCAGCATGGGTAGCGGAAATACCATCAGCAGCGGCGTTATCCTCGGAGATTTACCCCAGCACCTTGGATTCAAGGGTGAGGAAACATGGGTAAAACTGGGAGACAACAATATCCTGCGTGAATATGCGACTATCCACCGTGCTACCGGCGTTGATATCGGTCACGAAAGTACTGTTGTAGGCAGCGATTGCATGCTTATGGCTTATAGTCATGTGGCGCATGACTGCACCCTTGGCGATCACGTTATCATGGCCAGTTCTGCGAATATAGCCGGACATGTAGATGTCGGTAATTATGTTACCATCGGCGGTATGTCTGGTGTTCACCAGTTTGTCAGAATCGGTGATTATGCTTTTATCGGTGCTATGTCCGGTTTCGGGCAGGACGTACCTCCATACATGATTGCAACCGGTGTACGTGGTGCGCTCCAGGGACCAAACTCCATTGGACTGCGCAGGAATGGTTTCAATGCCAAGACCTGTAATTCCATTAAAAAAGCTTACAAGCTTATTTTCCGTTCAGCAGTTCCCCGCAAAGAAGCTTTGGAACAGGCGGAACAGGATTTTGCTGAAATTCCTGAAGTGTTGAATCTCATCGAATTTATCCGTTCCAGCAAACGGGGAGTTACCTCGGCTGGACATGGCTCTAAATAA
- a CDS encoding UDP-2,3-diacylglucosamine diphosphatase LpxI domain-containing protein, producing the protein MKNNSETIGLIAGGGQFPLLVAKGAAAQGNRVVAVFFKGHSNFEVQDFVDSSVELKLGQLNKLISFFKKNGVGKVVMAGTINKPKALDIRPDFRAAKLLFKLATKGDDVLLRTIAAEFESEGMQVVGPHEYAPDLLTPAGFLTKRKPNDTERSDLVFGWKIARELGRMDIGQCVVVREGIVAAVEAIEGTDAAVKRGCELGGKGCCIVKVFKPGQEKRVDMPSIGLKTVQGMKDLGACCLGVEAGKSLFFDLDESVKFAEKHGITIVGLTQELVEEMSD; encoded by the coding sequence ATGAAAAATAATTCTGAGACAATAGGTCTTATAGCCGGGGGGGGACAATTTCCCCTCCTGGTTGCAAAAGGAGCCGCAGCACAGGGAAACCGTGTTGTGGCTGTTTTTTTTAAGGGACATTCAAATTTCGAAGTGCAAGACTTCGTTGATTCATCTGTTGAGCTTAAGCTCGGACAGCTCAATAAGCTGATTTCTTTTTTCAAAAAAAACGGGGTCGGCAAAGTTGTAATGGCTGGGACAATCAATAAACCTAAAGCCCTTGATATCCGTCCTGATTTTAGGGCCGCAAAGCTGCTTTTTAAGCTGGCTACCAAGGGTGATGATGTTCTGCTTAGGACCATTGCTGCTGAATTTGAATCTGAGGGTATGCAGGTAGTCGGACCACATGAATATGCGCCTGACCTTCTTACTCCTGCCGGTTTCCTGACCAAACGGAAACCGAACGATACAGAGCGGTCCGATCTTGTTTTCGGTTGGAAGATCGCCCGTGAACTTGGCCGGATGGATATCGGGCAATGCGTTGTTGTTCGCGAAGGAATCGTCGCTGCCGTTGAAGCCATTGAAGGTACGGACGCTGCGGTTAAACGCGGTTGCGAGCTCGGCGGAAAGGGCTGCTGTATCGTCAAGGTTTTTAAGCCCGGTCAGGAAAAACGGGTGGATATGCCTTCGATAGGGCTGAAGACAGTTCAGGGCATGAAGGATCTTGGAGCTTGTTGCCTTGGAGTTGAAGCAGGGAAAAGCCTTTTCTTTGATTTAGATGAATCCGTGAAATTTGCTGAAAAGCACGGCATTACAATCGTCGGGCTGACTCAGGAACTTGTTGAAGAAATGTCCGATTAA